One Streptomyces sp. RPA4-2 genomic window carries:
- a CDS encoding condensation domain-containing protein, with product MSSRYAPRGAVLAVVHEPGTPAPGGPLVLELCGPLGPADAETVAARLAQRHRAFDVALDSHRPGRHILRLTPPAAAPDGVPLPAELLADVLAPPPPGGEVLPVTGHQQTLLTAALAPAGDPDDHTDSTGGADGTGGMDSTGGMDGTGGADSADGAGGAGGGGGTGGAGGGGGHLEQLYWDWSGPLDVARFAAAWQSVVDRESVLRACFDWVASPRLVLHARADADIAVHSRTAVTWAQLLRRDRARGFALHRPGLLRLTLLRGASSATAPAPPPRVLLTYHPALLDERGVHLLLREFYRAYAAGGVLPGGERRPDLRDHARWLAGQNTDAARQFWARAAPPRHAATRPGRPGGKTGQHGPGLLHTRLRAAQTFRLRSWAALRGVAESSALHLVWALLLYRAADARGPLPVSFGVQLSGRDIALPGAAGIPGPLDGPLPMTVTVDPDASLTGLLHQVRDTLLDLAAYPWAGAESIRAWSGGAPSPSASRSGLFTDTFTDPCADTLVRFEGPFLLPQALRGELAAQGIDVQSPRTAAGAGGRPLTLTARHDTEGGLALSAVHDRARLADEDAAALHAQCVRLLRALPGYRDAAATAGQLLDVLARAAVPRMARPAPPPPRPALSVLRPGHPHADVICLVVVPGVPGGSYDLFVRGHRGPERIVAVHAEGAPGAPQAVLHQARGPGRAAGAVRVRSRRAGGLRTRPAPAVCRRTPLRPWS from the coding sequence ATGAGCAGCCGGTACGCGCCGCGGGGCGCCGTTCTTGCCGTGGTCCACGAGCCGGGTACGCCCGCGCCGGGGGGACCGCTCGTGCTGGAACTGTGCGGCCCGCTGGGTCCGGCGGACGCCGAGACCGTCGCCGCCCGTCTCGCGCAGCGCCACCGTGCCTTCGACGTCGCGCTGGACAGTCACCGGCCCGGCCGTCACATCCTGCGCCTGACCCCGCCCGCCGCCGCGCCGGACGGCGTCCCGCTGCCCGCGGAACTGCTGGCCGACGTGCTGGCCCCGCCCCCGCCGGGCGGTGAGGTCCTCCCGGTCACCGGACACCAGCAGACCCTGCTGACCGCGGCCCTCGCCCCCGCCGGCGACCCCGACGACCACACGGACAGCACCGGCGGCGCGGACGGCACCGGCGGTATGGACAGCACCGGCGGTATGGACGGCACCGGCGGCGCGGACAGCGCGGACGGCGCGGGTGGTGCTGGTGGCGGGGGCGGGACGGGTGGTGCGGGTGGCGGGGGCGGTCATCTGGAGCAGCTGTACTGGGACTGGTCCGGGCCGCTGGACGTGGCCCGGTTCGCGGCGGCCTGGCAGTCGGTCGTCGACCGGGAGTCGGTGCTGCGGGCCTGTTTCGACTGGGTCGCCTCGCCCCGTCTGGTGCTGCACGCCCGCGCCGATGCCGACATCGCCGTCCACTCCCGTACCGCCGTCACCTGGGCGCAGTTGCTGCGCCGCGACCGGGCGCGGGGTTTCGCACTGCACCGGCCGGGCCTGCTGCGCCTGACTCTTTTGCGGGGGGCGTCCTCGGCCACCGCGCCGGCCCCGCCCCCGCGGGTGCTGCTGACCTACCATCCGGCGCTGCTGGACGAGCGGGGTGTGCACCTGCTGCTGCGGGAGTTCTACCGCGCCTATGCCGCGGGCGGTGTGCTGCCCGGCGGGGAACGCCGTCCCGACCTGCGTGATCACGCCCGCTGGCTGGCCGGCCAGAACACCGATGCCGCACGGCAGTTCTGGGCGCGGGCCGCGCCGCCGCGGCACGCCGCGACCCGTCCGGGCCGGCCGGGCGGGAAGACCGGGCAGCACGGGCCCGGACTCCTGCACACCCGGCTGCGGGCGGCCCAGACCTTCCGGCTGCGTTCCTGGGCGGCACTGCGCGGCGTGGCGGAGAGCAGCGCCCTGCACCTGGTGTGGGCGCTGCTGCTGTACCGGGCGGCGGACGCGCGGGGCCCGCTGCCGGTGAGTTTCGGGGTGCAGCTGTCCGGCCGGGACATCGCGCTGCCGGGCGCCGCGGGTATCCCCGGCCCGCTGGACGGTCCGCTGCCGATGACCGTGACCGTCGACCCCGACGCGTCCCTCACCGGTCTGCTGCACCAGGTCCGTGACACGCTCCTGGACCTGGCCGCCTATCCGTGGGCCGGCGCCGAGTCGATCCGCGCGTGGAGCGGCGGGGCCCCCTCCCCGTCCGCGTCCCGGTCCGGTCTGTTCACCGACACGTTCACCGACCCCTGCGCCGACACCCTGGTGCGGTTCGAGGGCCCGTTCTTGCTGCCGCAGGCGCTGCGCGGTGAACTCGCCGCCCAGGGCATCGACGTGCAGAGCCCGCGCACCGCGGCCGGCGCCGGCGGCCGGCCCCTGACCCTCACCGCCCGCCACGACACCGAGGGCGGTCTGGCCCTCAGCGCCGTCCACGACCGGGCCCGCCTGGCCGACGAGGACGCCGCCGCCCTGCACGCCCAGTGCGTGCGCCTGCTGCGCGCGCTGCCCGGATACCGGGATGCCGCGGCCACCGCCGGGCAGCTGCTGGACGTGCTGGCGAGGGCCGCGGTCCCGCGCATGGCCCGCCCCGCCCCGCCCCCGCCGCGTCCCGCGCTGAGCGTGCTGCGGCCCGGACACCCCCACGCGGACGTGATCTGCCTGGTCGTCGTCCCCGGTGTGCCCGGGGGCAGTTACGACCTGTTCGTCCGCGGCCACCGGGGCCCGGAGCGGATCGTGGCCGTGCACGCCGAGGGTGCGCCCGGCGCGCCGCAGGCCGTGCTGCACCAGGCCCGGGGGCCGGGTAGAGCGGCTGGTGCTGTGCGGGTGCGGTCCCGGCGGGCGGGCGGCCTACGAACTCGCCCAGCACCTGCCGTATGCCGCCGTACCCCGCTCCGGCCGTGGTCATGA